A portion of the Microbacterium hominis genome contains these proteins:
- a CDS encoding alpha/beta fold hydrolase has product MAYITVGTENSVDIDLFYTDQGSGQPVVLIHGFPLNGESWGKQQAALLDAGFRVIAYDRRGFGASTKVAGGFDYDTFAGDLHALMEDLDLRDAVLVGFSMGTGEVARYLSRYGSGRVAKAVFLGSLEPYLLKTDDNPEGAGPQEFFDGIAAAVREDRYAFMGGFFKDFYNLDDTLGSRISEEAVAASVATAAQAGNAALAAAPLTWPTDFRADIPAIDVPALIVHGTADNILPIDPTARRFKDLLPSATYVELEGAPHGMLWTHGAEINELLLGFLRD; this is encoded by the coding sequence GTGGCTTACATCACCGTCGGAACCGAGAACTCGGTCGACATCGACCTCTTCTACACCGACCAGGGCTCCGGCCAGCCCGTGGTGCTCATCCACGGGTTCCCGCTGAACGGGGAGTCGTGGGGCAAGCAGCAGGCGGCGCTGTTGGATGCCGGCTTCCGCGTGATCGCCTACGACCGTCGTGGTTTCGGCGCGTCGACCAAGGTGGCAGGGGGCTTCGACTACGACACGTTCGCGGGCGACCTGCACGCGCTCATGGAGGACCTCGACCTGCGGGATGCCGTGCTCGTCGGATTCTCGATGGGCACCGGCGAGGTCGCGCGCTACCTCTCGCGCTACGGCAGCGGACGCGTCGCGAAGGCCGTCTTCCTGGGCTCGCTCGAGCCCTACCTGCTCAAGACGGACGACAACCCGGAGGGCGCGGGTCCGCAGGAGTTCTTCGACGGCATCGCCGCGGCGGTGCGCGAAGACCGCTACGCGTTCATGGGCGGGTTCTTCAAGGACTTCTACAACCTCGACGACACGCTCGGGTCGCGCATCTCGGAGGAGGCGGTCGCCGCGAGTGTGGCGACCGCGGCGCAGGCGGGCAACGCGGCGCTCGCCGCCGCCCCGCTGACGTGGCCGACGGACTTCCGCGCGGACATTCCCGCAATCGACGTGCCGGCACTGATCGTGCACGGCACGGCCGACAACATCCTCCCGATCGATCCGACCGCGCGCCGGTTCAAGGATCTGCTTCCTTCGGCCACGTACGTGGAGCTCGAGGGCGCACCCCACGGCATGCTCTGGACGCACGGCGCGGAGATCAACGAGCTGCTGCTCGGATTCCTGCGGGACTGA
- a CDS encoding glycoside hydrolase family 3 C-terminal domain-containing protein, protein MTDLSTLDAAPAASIDDLTLEEKASLTSGASFWWTKPIQRVGIPAIMVTDGPHGLRKQAEGGDHLGIGTSVPATCFPPAVALGSSWDADLARRVGEALGAETSIEGVAVLLGPGINIKRSPLCGRNFEYLSEDPIVSGVLGAAIVKGVQSQGVGASLKHFAANNQEDDRMRASSDVDPRPLREIYLRGFQRVVEDAQPWTVMCSYNRINGVYASEDPWLLTKVLRDEWGFEGLVVSDWGAVNERVPGLAAGMDLEMPSSGGVTDAQIVAAVRDGSLDEAVVDVAAGRVLDLVRKATDGAGAVEGPLDVDAHHALAREAAGRSIVLLRNEGGVLPLARDGRIAVIGEFAEKPRYQGAGSSMINPTRLDSALDEIRALADGEVSYAAGFGIHSTTTAEQNAALRAEAVAVAADAETVVLFLGLPARLESEGYDRTDIDLPAEQLELLDAVLAVNANVVVVLSNGGVVALPFAERVPALLEGWLLGQAGGGATADVLFGVVNPSAKLTETIPVRLEDTPAYLDFPGEFSRVRYGEGLFVGYRWYDARRLPVAFPFGHGLSYTTFSYGDAVAAVAGDGDVVVTVPVTNTGDRDGREVVQVYTSLAGSRVQRPVRELKSFASVALAPGETREVVLTVRRKDLAYWDIRVDQWVVEGGAYSVEVGASSRDIRAAAAVEIPGDDVVVPLSKSSSMGEVMAHPVAGPVVQAAIAQMMSGMDGVEAIMPEGVDATKMMESFPFGRIGMFAAGQAGGEGGGVSPEMIDGLIAMANAPRQ, encoded by the coding sequence ATGACAGACCTCAGCACCCTGGATGCCGCGCCCGCGGCATCCATCGACGACCTCACGCTCGAGGAGAAGGCGTCGCTCACCAGCGGCGCGAGCTTCTGGTGGACCAAGCCGATCCAGCGCGTCGGCATCCCGGCGATCATGGTGACCGATGGCCCGCACGGTCTGCGCAAGCAGGCGGAGGGCGGCGACCACCTCGGCATCGGCACGAGCGTTCCGGCGACGTGCTTCCCGCCGGCGGTGGCTCTCGGATCGTCATGGGACGCCGACCTCGCCCGCCGCGTGGGCGAGGCGCTCGGCGCGGAGACCTCGATCGAGGGCGTCGCCGTGCTCCTCGGGCCCGGCATCAACATCAAGCGCTCGCCGCTGTGCGGCCGCAACTTCGAGTACCTCTCGGAGGACCCGATCGTGTCGGGTGTGCTGGGCGCGGCGATCGTGAAGGGTGTGCAGTCGCAGGGCGTCGGCGCCTCGCTCAAGCACTTCGCGGCCAACAACCAGGAGGACGACCGCATGCGCGCGTCGTCCGACGTCGACCCGCGCCCGCTGCGCGAGATCTACCTGCGCGGATTCCAGCGCGTGGTCGAGGACGCGCAGCCGTGGACGGTCATGTGCTCGTACAACCGCATCAACGGCGTGTACGCCTCGGAGGATCCGTGGCTCCTCACCAAGGTGCTGCGCGACGAGTGGGGCTTCGAGGGGCTCGTCGTCTCGGACTGGGGTGCGGTCAACGAGCGGGTCCCGGGCCTTGCGGCCGGCATGGATCTGGAGATGCCCTCGTCGGGCGGGGTGACCGACGCGCAGATCGTGGCGGCGGTCCGCGACGGCTCGCTCGATGAGGCGGTCGTCGACGTCGCGGCGGGCCGTGTGCTCGACCTCGTGCGCAAGGCGACCGACGGCGCCGGGGCGGTCGAGGGACCGCTCGACGTCGATGCGCACCACGCGCTGGCGCGCGAGGCGGCGGGCCGCTCGATCGTGCTGCTGCGCAACGAGGGCGGCGTGCTGCCACTGGCGCGCGACGGGCGCATCGCGGTGATCGGCGAGTTCGCCGAGAAGCCGCGCTACCAGGGCGCAGGGTCGTCGATGATCAATCCGACGCGTCTGGACAGCGCGCTCGACGAGATCCGCGCCCTCGCCGACGGCGAGGTGTCGTACGCGGCCGGGTTCGGCATCCATTCGACGACCACGGCGGAGCAGAACGCGGCCCTTCGCGCGGAGGCCGTCGCGGTCGCCGCGGATGCCGAGACGGTCGTGCTGTTCCTCGGCCTGCCCGCGCGCCTCGAGTCGGAGGGCTACGACCGCACCGACATCGACCTGCCCGCCGAACAGCTCGAGCTGCTGGATGCCGTGCTCGCCGTGAACGCGAACGTCGTCGTGGTGCTCTCCAATGGCGGTGTCGTGGCGCTGCCGTTCGCCGAGCGCGTGCCGGCTCTGCTCGAGGGCTGGCTTCTCGGCCAGGCCGGCGGCGGGGCGACTGCCGACGTGCTGTTCGGCGTGGTCAACCCGTCGGCGAAGCTCACCGAGACCATCCCGGTGCGGCTCGAGGACACCCCCGCGTACCTCGACTTCCCGGGCGAGTTCTCGCGGGTGCGCTACGGCGAGGGCCTGTTCGTCGGGTACCGCTGGTACGACGCGCGGCGGCTGCCGGTGGCGTTCCCGTTCGGTCACGGCCTGTCGTACACGACCTTCTCGTACGGGGATGCCGTCGCGGCGGTCGCCGGCGACGGCGACGTGGTCGTCACCGTGCCGGTCACCAACACCGGCGACCGCGACGGTCGCGAGGTGGTTCAGGTCTACACGTCGCTCGCGGGGTCGCGCGTGCAGCGTCCGGTGCGCGAGCTCAAGTCGTTCGCGTCGGTCGCCCTCGCGCCGGGGGAGACCCGCGAGGTCGTCCTGACGGTGCGCCGGAAGGACCTCGCGTACTGGGACATCCGGGTGGACCAGTGGGTCGTCGAGGGAGGCGCGTACTCCGTCGAGGTCGGTGCGTCGAGTCGTGACATCCGCGCGGCGGCTGCCGTCGAGATCCCCGGCGACGACGTGGTCGTGCCGCTGTCGAAGTCCTCGTCGATGGGGGAGGTCATGGCCCACCCGGTGGCTGGTCCGGTCGTCCAGGCTGCGATCGCGCAGATGATGAGCGGCATGGACGGCGTCGAGGCGATCATGCCCGAGGGCGTGGACGCCACCAAGATGATGGAGTCGTTCCCCTTCGGTCGCATCGGGATGTTCGCCGCCGGTCAGGCGGGCGGTGAGGGCGGGGGTGTGAGCCCCGAGATGATCGACGGCCTCATCGCGATGGCGAACGCCCCGCGGCAGTAG
- a CDS encoding phosphatase PAP2 family protein, translating into MADQGGALTVPGEEMTEMDAAPAARRPRALLWWALGLTAAFAAMGMIVALDAEAPFTQATDDAWRLIVGASPESTMYLAPFAMFYQFIGGPGSLLLVAGLPLVLAVIGRWRSALFVVAATMTSMGLYSQGMKNLVDRPRPAADEALGLFGPLFEVDHGSYPSGHAVAAAAFAFTIAAVIRPGVLRRVWWVIGGVLMLGMMWQRTLINAHWLSDTFFGLIAGAGAVLLIWWAFWPWLQKDYGRPVWFLHLGDRTKTEAAVAA; encoded by the coding sequence GTGGCCGATCAAGGCGGTGCGCTGACCGTGCCCGGCGAAGAGATGACCGAGATGGATGCCGCACCCGCCGCGCGCCGCCCGCGCGCACTCCTGTGGTGGGCGCTGGGCCTCACCGCGGCGTTCGCCGCGATGGGCATGATCGTCGCGCTCGACGCGGAGGCGCCGTTCACGCAGGCGACCGACGACGCGTGGCGTCTCATCGTGGGCGCCTCGCCCGAGAGCACGATGTACCTCGCGCCGTTCGCGATGTTCTACCAATTCATCGGCGGCCCCGGATCGCTGCTGCTGGTGGCGGGACTCCCGCTCGTGCTCGCCGTCATCGGCCGCTGGCGCTCGGCGCTGTTCGTGGTCGCGGCGACCATGACCTCGATGGGCCTGTACTCGCAGGGCATGAAGAACCTCGTCGACCGCCCGCGCCCTGCGGCCGATGAGGCGCTCGGCCTGTTCGGACCGCTCTTCGAGGTGGACCACGGCTCGTACCCGTCGGGCCACGCGGTCGCGGCGGCGGCCTTCGCCTTCACGATCGCCGCCGTCATCCGCCCGGGCGTGCTCCGGCGCGTGTGGTGGGTGATCGGCGGCGTGCTGATGCTCGGCATGATGTGGCAGCGCACGCTCATCAACGCGCACTGGCTCAGCGACACGTTCTTCGGGCTGATCGCGGGTGCGGGTGCGGTCCTCCTGATCTGGTGGGCGTTCTGGCCGTGGCTGCAGAAGGACTACGGCCGCCCGGTCTGGTTCCTCCACCTCGGCGACCGCACGAAGACGGAGGCGGCTGTCGCCGCCTGA